A single genomic interval of Oceanithermus profundus DSM 14977 harbors:
- a CDS encoding M3 family oligoendopeptidase, giving the protein MDATLTPERWTLEDLFGGPQSPGFKRALEELDQKAAALQAVRDELKPGLPPERFLEIVRQVEELADLMHRAYAAAGLWFYEDTQNPEAQALLAQMRQKSAEIENQTLFFELWFKDLPDEEADRLVQAAGERYRYWLEQMRAWKPYTLSEGEEKIVNLKNATGRSALDTLYDTITSRYKFTLEVDGETKTLTRGELMVYARDPRPEVRAAAYRELYRVYAEDAPVLAQIYQNIVSDWKNEYLEVRGFKSAIAVRNKINDLPDAVVETLLEVSRRNAPLFQRYFRLKARVLGMERLRRYDVYAPVTKAEKRYGYAEARRMVDEAFAAFDPRFAELAARVFERRHVDAEVREGKAGGAFCWTPAPGTVPWVLLNYQGRPDDVSTMAHELGHAVHGMLAGEHPVFTFHAPMPLAETASTFAEMLLVDHLLATESDAEVRRQVLFDQMDGNYATILRQAYFALFEIEAHRRIPEGATADELKAAYRANLEEQFADAVELSDEFDWEWISIPHIYGTPFYVYAYAFGQLLVLALYKRYREEGEAFKPRLFRILEAGGSVAPAELLAREGFDVTAAAFWQGGFDVIAELLAKLEEESGA; this is encoded by the coding sequence ATGGACGCCACCCTCACCCCCGAACGCTGGACCCTCGAAGACCTGTTTGGCGGACCGCAGTCGCCCGGGTTCAAGCGGGCGCTCGAAGAGCTCGACCAAAAAGCCGCGGCGCTGCAGGCCGTGCGCGACGAGCTGAAGCCCGGCCTGCCCCCGGAGCGCTTTCTCGAGATCGTGCGCCAGGTTGAGGAGCTGGCCGACCTGATGCACCGCGCCTACGCCGCCGCGGGGCTGTGGTTCTACGAGGACACCCAAAACCCCGAGGCCCAGGCGCTGCTCGCGCAGATGCGCCAGAAGTCGGCGGAGATCGAGAACCAGACGCTCTTCTTCGAGCTCTGGTTCAAGGACCTGCCCGACGAAGAGGCCGACCGCCTCGTCCAGGCCGCCGGGGAGCGCTACCGCTACTGGCTCGAGCAGATGCGGGCCTGGAAGCCCTACACCCTCAGCGAGGGCGAGGAAAAGATCGTCAACCTTAAGAACGCCACCGGCCGCAGCGCCCTCGACACCCTCTACGACACCATCACCAGTCGCTACAAGTTCACCCTCGAGGTCGACGGCGAGACCAAGACCCTGACCCGCGGCGAGCTGATGGTCTACGCCCGCGACCCCCGGCCTGAGGTGCGCGCCGCCGCCTACCGCGAGCTCTACCGGGTCTACGCGGAGGACGCCCCGGTGCTGGCGCAGATCTACCAGAACATCGTCAGCGACTGGAAGAACGAGTACTTGGAGGTGCGCGGCTTCAAAAGCGCCATCGCCGTGCGCAACAAGATCAACGACCTGCCCGACGCGGTGGTGGAGACGCTGCTCGAGGTCAGCCGCCGGAACGCCCCCCTCTTCCAGCGCTACTTCCGCCTCAAGGCGCGGGTGCTGGGGATGGAGCGGCTGCGCCGCTACGACGTCTACGCCCCGGTCACCAAGGCCGAGAAGCGCTACGGCTACGCCGAGGCGCGCCGGATGGTGGACGAGGCCTTCGCCGCCTTCGACCCCCGCTTCGCCGAGCTGGCCGCGCGCGTCTTCGAGCGCCGCCACGTCGACGCCGAGGTGCGCGAGGGCAAGGCCGGGGGCGCCTTCTGCTGGACGCCCGCGCCGGGCACGGTGCCCTGGGTGCTGCTCAACTACCAGGGCCGCCCCGACGACGTGAGCACCATGGCCCACGAGCTGGGGCACGCCGTGCACGGCATGCTCGCCGGCGAGCACCCGGTCTTCACCTTCCACGCCCCCATGCCCCTGGCCGAGACGGCCTCGACCTTCGCCGAGATGCTGCTGGTGGACCACCTCCTGGCCACCGAGTCCGACGCCGAGGTGCGGCGCCAGGTCCTCTTCGACCAGATGGACGGCAACTACGCCACCATCCTGCGCCAGGCCTACTTCGCCCTCTTCGAGATCGAGGCGCACCGGCGGATCCCCGAGGGGGCGACGGCCGACGAGCTGAAGGCCGCCTACCGCGCGAACCTGGAAGAACAGTTCGCCGATGCCGTGGAGCTGTCGGACGAGTTCGACTGGGAGTGGATCAGCATCCCCCACATCTACGGCACGCCCTTCTACGTCTACGCCTACGCCTTCGGCCAGCTCCTGGTGCTGGCGCTCTACAAGCGCTACCGGGAGGAGGGCGAGGCCTTCAAGCCGCGGCTGTTCCGCATTCTCGAGGCCGGCGGCAGCGTCGCTCCGGCGGAGCTGCTGGCGCGCGAGGGCTTCGACGTCACCGCCGCGGCGTTCTGGCAGGGCGGCTTCGACGTGATCGCCGAACTGCTGGCGAAGCTGGAAGAAGAAAGCGGAGCGTAG
- the gatB gene encoding Asp-tRNA(Asn)/Glu-tRNA(Gln) amidotransferase subunit GatB, protein MYEPVIGLEVHLHLKTKTKMFCSCSADYFGAAPNTHVCPVCLGLPGVLPVPNAQAVDYGIMFALALGCEVPEWTQFHRKHYFYPDMPKNYQISQYDRPIGARGVLEVAGERIGITRVHLEEDAGKSLHPAGEAHTLLDFNRAGSPLIELVTEPDIKSPEQARLFLNHLRAIAQTLGISDANPEEGKMRADVNVSVRRPGEPLGTKVEIKNLNSFRSVQKALEYEIERQTKILKKGGQIEQATLGWDENAGRTYLMRTKEGEADYRYMPEPDIPMLHVTKEWLERVRAAMPELPAEKMRRYREAGVKAYDAEILAYDRELSGLFDAALAAGAPAQALANWLNADVRGFLAAGEKTVAETGLTPEHLAALVKLADEGKITSRVAKELLPEVMEGADPARLVKERGLEAVSDEGALAKIVDEVIANNPAVVEQIKGGKAKAINALLGQVMKATRGTARPDLVRKLLAEKIGVEV, encoded by the coding sequence ATGTACGAGCCGGTGATCGGGCTGGAAGTCCACCTCCACCTCAAGACCAAGACCAAGATGTTCTGCTCGTGCAGCGCCGACTACTTCGGCGCCGCGCCCAACACCCACGTCTGCCCGGTCTGCCTGGGGTTGCCGGGGGTGCTGCCGGTGCCCAATGCCCAGGCCGTCGACTACGGCATCATGTTTGCCCTGGCGCTCGGCTGCGAGGTGCCCGAGTGGACCCAGTTCCACCGCAAGCACTACTTCTACCCCGACATGCCCAAGAACTACCAGATCAGCCAGTACGACCGGCCCATCGGCGCCCGCGGCGTCCTCGAGGTGGCCGGCGAGCGCATCGGCATCACCCGGGTTCACCTGGAAGAAGACGCCGGCAAGAGCCTGCACCCTGCCGGCGAGGCCCACACCCTGCTCGACTTCAACCGCGCCGGCAGCCCGCTGATCGAGCTGGTGACCGAGCCCGACATCAAGAGCCCGGAGCAGGCGCGGCTCTTTTTGAACCACCTGCGGGCCATCGCCCAGACCCTGGGCATCTCCGACGCCAACCCCGAAGAGGGCAAGATGCGGGCCGACGTGAACGTGAGCGTGCGCCGGCCGGGCGAGCCGCTGGGCACCAAGGTGGAGATCAAGAACCTCAACTCGTTCAGGAGCGTGCAGAAGGCGCTCGAGTACGAGATCGAGCGGCAAACGAAGATCTTGAAGAAGGGCGGCCAGATCGAGCAGGCCACCCTGGGGTGGGACGAGAACGCCGGCCGCACCTACCTGATGCGCACCAAGGAGGGCGAGGCCGACTACCGCTACATGCCCGAGCCCGACATTCCCATGCTGCACGTTACAAAAGAGTGGCTCGAGCGCGTGCGCGCGGCCATGCCCGAGCTGCCGGCCGAGAAGATGCGGCGCTACCGGGAGGCCGGCGTGAAGGCCTACGACGCCGAGATCCTGGCCTACGACCGCGAGCTCTCGGGCCTCTTCGACGCGGCGCTCGCGGCCGGGGCCCCGGCCCAGGCGCTGGCCAACTGGCTCAACGCCGACGTGCGCGGGTTCTTGGCGGCCGGCGAGAAGACCGTGGCCGAGACCGGCCTCACCCCCGAGCACCTGGCGGCCCTCGTGAAGCTGGCGGACGAAGGCAAGATCACCAGCCGTGTGGCCAAGGAGTTGCTGCCGGAGGTGATGGAGGGGGCCGACCCGGCCCGATTGGTGAAGGAGCGGGGGCTCGAGGCGGTGAGCGACGAGGGAGCGCTGGCGAAGATCGTGGACGAGGTCATTGCGAACAACCCTGCCGTGGTCGAGCAGATCAAGGGCGGCAAGGCCAAGGCCATCAACGCCCTCCTGGGCCAGGTGATGAAGGCCACCCGCGGCACCGCCCGCCCCGACTTGGTGCGCAAGCTGCTGGCGGAGAAGATCGGGGTGGAGGTTTAG
- a CDS encoding VOC family protein, giving the protein MKLGFTILFARDLGPLKAFYKDAVGFRAGAEYPEWVEFDTGPAKLALHQAGPDDPETRGVGLFFTVDNVDALVRRLAERGLEPQTAPVDQDFGFRTVAYTDPLGNRVEFGEPLAP; this is encoded by the coding sequence ATGAAGCTGGGTTTCACCATCCTCTTCGCGCGCGATCTGGGGCCGCTAAAGGCGTTCTACAAGGACGCCGTGGGGTTCCGGGCGGGCGCCGAATACCCGGAGTGGGTGGAGTTCGACACCGGCCCCGCCAAGCTGGCCCTGCACCAAGCCGGGCCGGACGACCCGGAGACCCGGGGTGTGGGGCTCTTCTTCACCGTCGACAACGTAGACGCCCTGGTGCGGCGGCTGGCGGAGCGGGGGCTCGAGCCCCAGACCGCCCCCGTGGACCAGGACTTCGGCTTCCGCACGGTGGCCTACACCGACCCCCTCGGCAACCGCGTCGAGTTCGGCGAACCGCTGGCGCCGTAG
- a CDS encoding DUF5602 domain-containing protein has product MGRLFAILLTLVALAFAAQSGNSPNKAAPEQMKATAAKLGLPKGTIQLTPCVPGMGEHWANPESLPFGPIYGVVGDEVVFVEIMISQEDFRAGKSWTGVLMPAKGSAVDHVDIEFEPEGHEGYEIPHYDIHAYFVSHVNHAGFCPPA; this is encoded by the coding sequence ATGGGAAGACTATTTGCGATATTGCTCACCCTTGTAGCGCTGGCCTTCGCAGCTCAAAGCGGCAACTCGCCCAATAAGGCCGCTCCAGAGCAAATGAAGGCCACGGCCGCAAAGCTTGGATTGCCCAAAGGCACCATCCAGCTCACTCCCTGTGTTCCCGGCATGGGAGAACACTGGGCCAATCCGGAAAGCCTTCCTTTCGGACCCATCTATGGGGTTGTGGGGGACGAAGTGGTCTTCGTGGAGATCATGATCTCCCAGGAAGACTTTAGAGCCGGCAAGTCCTGGACAGGCGTTCTCATGCCGGCAAAAGGTTCTGCCGTGGATCATGTAGATATAGAGTTCGAACCCGAGGGGCACGAGGGTTACGAGATCCCCCACTACGACATACACGCTTACTTCGTTTCTCACGTGAACCACGCCGGGTTCTGCCCTCCCGCGTAG
- a CDS encoding ABC transporter ATP-binding protein/permease, whose translation MDTKKLGRFRRPKHRVTRDQKDRNRSPGWSYVFVAVRDHSRLARDRAALFISHCLAAVGDANRILALRVSRLVEGGTRAKLWRLQVERCGP comes from the coding sequence TTGGACACCAAGAAGCTCGGCCGGTTTCGAAGGCCCAAGCACCGGGTGACGCGGGACCAGAAGGATCGGAATCGCTCGCCCGGCTGGTCGTACGTCTTTGTTGCGGTGCGCGATCACAGCCGGCTGGCTCGGGACCGTGCCGCGCTCTTCATCAGCCATTGCCTGGCCGCGGTGGGCGACGCCAACCGGATTCTGGCGCTGCGCGTCAGCCGTTTGGTCGAGGGCGGGACGCGCGCCAAGCTGTGGCGGTTGCAGGTGGAACGGTGCGGCCCATGA
- a CDS encoding bifunctional diguanylate cyclase/phosphodiesterase has translation MRTFEVQRRLIGTLLEPLPLEERLARALAQLCRNPWPGLAPRAAVFLQEGGRLRLAAAYGLEPEERARCDAAGPGSCACGPDPESGARQGHATFPIPAGNAPVGVLHLCLAPGEELGAATRGFLEETARLVGLVVRHEQTARAHRRADRARRVLLRALEAALGAESWSGFARSLTETLVDAGGYPLAAVWTRGRGAALDFVAGAGDALEYARSIKVTLDDAPTGRGPGGRALKEGRPVVLQNALEDPTFAPWRPTAERYGLRANAAFPFAVEGRPVGVLSVYAGEADAFEGEELEMLERVAQLLGEVKVRLETGERLELFRAVIEQIPESILITDTEGRIEFANRTFVAETGYALEEVLGRNPRILKSNRHSPSFYRSLWQALKAGRTFRATFVNRRKTGELYPSDRLIAPVRARGKEYYVAFGRDTGAEERTKAELTAVLDALPQPVIMVDLAGRLLRFNRAAARVFELKDEHRGRPVPLLHPQGPEGFLKRLEQLRRGGEVPPLHFQWQGRSFRVHPQPVRGLGQEPAGVVAVFVDVTDLEKEAAFRHALLRLMQHVVEAEDPYKLVLDFALEQVPGADAGSLMIREESGDLLFVALRGHPPDLLHQRLPSHAQWPIPKNKVGIFRLSAEAHRRSKARHPKLYAAANTAEIREVLYVPIALEGQEELVLNLDAFRTNAFSERDLERMDLLAGALGFFLGWKKQKDQAAYLAYHDALTGLPNRRFFVELGSKLIARADRGEPAALLMVDVDRLKTYNDTLGHPAGDVLLKEVARRLKAALFDGDVVLRLGGDEFAAVLRGCDAGGAEKATRRILEAMAAPVQVEGRVLQPSITLGVAVAPGDGTSLPELLHKADLALLRAREEGRALAFFDAELEAARSAERELEIELKSALTGGGLDLVVQPILDLRDGSYAHFEVLLRWKEPPARFIALAERVGLGPALDAYVLDRAEALARRLGKPVFVNLLPSTLAVGVPQRPDPRWVGFEVTEHGVLKPEAHAHARELAAEGFALALDDFGTGYASLNLLYDFPLHLIKLDRGLILRALEQDDAKARALLEGLVPAMSGMGLEVLAEGVEDERHLAYLASIGVRYAQGYGIARPAPPENFSG, from the coding sequence GTGCGAACGTTTGAAGTACAGCGCCGGCTCATCGGCACCCTCCTCGAACCGCTTCCCCTTGAAGAACGGCTGGCAAGGGCGCTGGCCCAGCTCTGCCGCAACCCCTGGCCGGGGCTGGCCCCGCGGGCGGCCGTCTTCTTGCAGGAGGGGGGACGGCTGCGGCTGGCGGCCGCCTACGGGCTCGAGCCCGAGGAGCGCGCCCGCTGCGACGCCGCCGGGCCCGGTTCCTGCGCCTGCGGCCCCGACCCCGAGAGCGGGGCGCGGCAGGGGCACGCCACCTTCCCCATCCCCGCCGGCAACGCGCCCGTGGGCGTGCTCCACCTCTGCCTCGCCCCCGGGGAGGAGCTGGGCGCGGCGACCCGCGGCTTCCTCGAGGAAACGGCCCGGCTCGTGGGGCTGGTGGTGCGGCACGAGCAGACGGCCCGGGCGCACCGCCGCGCCGACCGGGCGCGCCGGGTGCTGCTGCGGGCGCTCGAGGCCGCGCTGGGGGCGGAGAGCTGGTCCGGCTTCGCCCGTTCCCTGACGGAGACCCTGGTGGACGCCGGCGGGTACCCGCTGGCGGCGGTGTGGACGCGCGGCCGCGGCGCGGCCCTCGACTTCGTGGCCGGGGCCGGCGACGCCCTGGAGTACGCGCGCAGCATCAAGGTCACCCTCGACGACGCGCCCACCGGCCGCGGTCCGGGCGGCCGCGCGCTGAAGGAAGGGCGGCCCGTCGTCCTGCAGAACGCCCTGGAGGACCCCACCTTCGCCCCCTGGCGCCCCACGGCCGAACGCTACGGCCTGCGGGCCAACGCCGCCTTCCCGTTCGCGGTGGAGGGGCGGCCCGTCGGGGTCCTCTCGGTCTACGCCGGCGAGGCCGACGCCTTCGAGGGCGAAGAGCTGGAGATGCTCGAGCGGGTCGCCCAGCTGCTGGGCGAGGTCAAGGTCCGCCTCGAGACCGGAGAGCGGCTCGAGCTCTTCCGGGCCGTCATCGAGCAGATCCCCGAGTCCATCCTGATCACGGACACCGAGGGCCGCATCGAGTTCGCGAACCGCACCTTCGTCGCCGAGACCGGCTACGCCCTCGAGGAGGTCCTGGGCCGCAACCCCCGGATCCTCAAATCGAACCGCCACAGCCCGTCGTTCTATCGCAGCCTCTGGCAGGCGCTCAAGGCGGGGCGCACCTTCCGCGCCACCTTCGTCAACCGTCGCAAGACCGGCGAACTCTACCCCTCCGACCGTCTGATCGCGCCGGTGCGGGCCCGCGGCAAGGAGTACTACGTCGCCTTCGGCCGCGACACCGGCGCGGAGGAGCGCACCAAGGCCGAGCTGACCGCGGTCCTCGACGCCCTGCCGCAGCCGGTGATCATGGTGGACCTCGCCGGCCGGCTGCTGCGGTTCAACCGCGCCGCCGCCCGGGTGTTCGAGCTCAAGGACGAACACCGCGGGCGCCCGGTCCCGCTCCTCCACCCCCAGGGACCCGAGGGCTTCCTGAAGCGGCTCGAGCAGCTGCGTCGGGGCGGCGAGGTGCCTCCGCTGCACTTCCAGTGGCAGGGGCGGAGCTTTCGCGTCCACCCCCAGCCGGTCCGCGGACTGGGCCAGGAACCCGCGGGGGTCGTCGCCGTCTTCGTCGACGTCACCGACCTGGAGAAGGAGGCCGCCTTCCGCCACGCGCTGTTGCGGTTGATGCAGCACGTCGTCGAGGCCGAGGACCCCTACAAGCTGGTCCTCGACTTCGCGCTCGAACAGGTGCCCGGCGCCGACGCCGGCAGCCTGATGATCCGCGAGGAAAGCGGCGACCTGCTCTTCGTCGCCCTCCGCGGCCACCCGCCCGACCTGCTGCACCAGCGGCTGCCCAGCCACGCGCAGTGGCCCATCCCCAAGAACAAGGTGGGCATCTTCCGGCTCTCCGCCGAGGCGCACCGGCGCAGCAAGGCCCGCCACCCCAAGCTCTACGCCGCCGCGAACACCGCCGAGATCCGCGAGGTGCTCTACGTGCCCATCGCCCTGGAAGGGCAGGAGGAGCTCGTCCTCAACCTCGACGCCTTCCGCACGAACGCCTTCAGCGAGCGCGACCTCGAGCGCATGGACCTGCTCGCGGGGGCGCTGGGCTTCTTCCTGGGCTGGAAGAAGCAGAAGGACCAGGCGGCCTACCTGGCCTACCACGACGCCCTCACCGGCCTCCCCAACCGCCGCTTCTTCGTGGAGCTGGGGTCCAAGCTGATCGCCCGCGCCGACCGCGGCGAGCCCGCGGCGCTGCTGATGGTGGACGTGGACCGGCTCAAGACCTACAACGACACCCTCGGCCACCCCGCGGGCGACGTCCTGCTCAAGGAGGTGGCCCGGCGGCTCAAGGCGGCGCTCTTCGACGGCGACGTGGTGCTGCGCCTGGGGGGCGACGAGTTCGCCGCGGTCCTCCGGGGCTGCGACGCCGGCGGCGCCGAGAAGGCGACCCGGCGAATCCTCGAGGCCATGGCCGCCCCGGTCCAGGTCGAGGGGCGGGTGCTGCAGCCCTCGATCACCCTGGGCGTCGCGGTGGCGCCCGGCGACGGCACCAGCCTGCCCGAGCTGCTGCACAAGGCCGACCTGGCGCTGCTCCGGGCCCGCGAGGAAGGGCGCGCCCTCGCCTTCTTCGACGCCGAGCTGGAGGCCGCCCGCAGCGCCGAGCGGGAACTGGAGATCGAGCTCAAGTCGGCGCTGACCGGCGGCGGCCTCGACCTGGTCGTCCAGCCGATCCTCGACCTGCGCGACGGCAGCTACGCTCACTTCGAGGTCCTCCTGCGCTGGAAGGAGCCGCCCGCGCGGTTCATCGCGCTGGCGGAGCGCGTGGGGCTCGGCCCCGCCCTCGACGCCTACGTCCTCGACCGGGCGGAGGCGCTGGCCCGCCGGCTGGGCAAGCCCGTCTTCGTCAACCTGCTGCCCTCCACGCTGGCCGTGGGCGTGCCGCAGCGGCCCGACCCCCGCTGGGTGGGGTTCGAGGTCACCGAGCACGGCGTCCTCAAGCCCGAAGCCCACGCCCACGCCCGCGAGCTCGCGGCCGAGGGCTTCGCGCTGGCGCTCGACGACTTCGGTACGGGCTACGCCAGTTTGAACCTGCTCTACGACTTTCCCCTGCACCTGATCAAGCTCGACCGCGGCCTCATCCTGCGGGCCCTCGAGCAGGACGACGCCAAGGCCCGGGCGCTGCTCGAGGGCCTGGTGCCCGCCATGTCGGGCATGGGGCTCGAGGTCCTGGCCGAAGGGGTGGAGGACGAGCGCCACCTCGCCTACCTGGCCTCGATCGGGGTGCGCTACGCCCAGGGCTACGGCATCGCCCGCCCGGCCCCGCCCGAAAACTTTTCCGGCTAA
- a CDS encoding GGDEF domain-containing protein, with amino-acid sequence MSAKAPYASANPLERFLEASYWLTVAAALGVAFLLQLARGTFTDFFIDALIAVWSLGLYFFPARRPFWRRFVHTLGLLPLFAYYVAQNPTLIPPDFKSEAYAVLAIFPINVAALTLGLPGALAALAVAAAMALLYFRWPDPAELFAMAWLLSALLGASYHELLRRLETYHERLHYQALRDALTGLGNRRAMEEDFARMQGLAQRTGRRLVLTLWDLDDLKGINDRHGHQAGDQALRDLADALRQSTRRGDGVYRTGGDEFAGLHLDLKDPDALFERVREHFPEVSVGWIDATTDEFEAAFRAADERLYREKARRNHHPG; translated from the coding sequence ATGTCCGCGAAAGCGCCCTACGCGTCCGCCAATCCTCTGGAACGTTTTCTGGAGGCTTCCTACTGGCTCACGGTGGCCGCGGCGCTGGGCGTGGCCTTCCTGCTGCAGCTCGCCCGCGGCACCTTCACCGACTTCTTCATCGACGCGCTGATCGCCGTCTGGAGCCTGGGGCTCTACTTCTTCCCGGCCCGCCGCCCCTTCTGGCGGCGCTTCGTCCACACCCTCGGCCTCCTCCCCCTCTTCGCCTACTACGTGGCCCAGAACCCCACGCTGATTCCCCCGGACTTCAAGAGCGAGGCCTATGCGGTGCTGGCGATCTTCCCCATCAACGTCGCCGCCCTGACGCTAGGCCTGCCCGGCGCCCTGGCGGCGCTGGCGGTGGCCGCGGCGATGGCGCTGCTCTACTTCCGCTGGCCCGATCCCGCCGAGCTGTTCGCGATGGCCTGGCTGCTTTCGGCGCTGCTGGGGGCGAGCTACCACGAGCTGCTGCGGCGGCTGGAAACCTACCACGAACGGCTGCACTACCAGGCGCTGCGCGACGCCCTCACCGGCCTGGGGAACCGCCGCGCCATGGAGGAGGACTTCGCCCGCATGCAGGGCCTGGCCCAGCGCACCGGCCGGCGCCTCGTGCTGACGCTGTGGGACCTCGACGACCTGAAGGGCATCAACGACCGCCACGGGCACCAGGCGGGGGATCAGGCGCTGCGCGACCTGGCCGACGCGCTGCGCCAATCCACCCGGCGCGGCGACGGGGTCTACCGCACCGGGGGCGACGAGTTCGCGGGGCTGCACCTGGACCTCAAGGACCCGGACGCCCTCTTCGAGCGCGTCCGCGAACACTTCCCCGAGGTCTCGGTGGGCTGGATCGACGCCACCACCGACGAGTTCGAGGCCGCCTTCCGCGCCGCCGACGAACGCCTCTACCGGGAGAAGGCCCGCCGCAACCACCACCCCGGCTGA
- a CDS encoding alkaline phosphatase family protein, which yields MRPRPALLFVVDGLRPDALDPRRTPTIWRLMNGGAHTLNGRTVVPSATLPAHTSLFYGVGPDRHGVTTNTWSPPVRPTPSLFTVLRAAGLRAGSFYNWEELRDMAPPGQLETSVFLSAPDARVAEEARRHLGGLDFAFVYFGETDLVGHREGWMSRGYLGAVARADGLIARVLDAAGDGAAVVVTSDHGGHGRTHGSDRPEDVTVPLVLHGPGAPERLPEPAGILDVAPTLTALLGVPAPGDWEGRSLLQGP from the coding sequence ATGCGCCCCCGCCCGGCGTTGCTCTTCGTGGTCGACGGCCTGCGCCCCGACGCCCTCGACCCACGGCGCACCCCGACGATCTGGCGGCTGATGAACGGCGGCGCCCACACCCTGAACGGCCGGACGGTGGTTCCTTCCGCCACCCTGCCGGCCCACACCTCGCTGTTCTACGGCGTGGGCCCCGACCGCCACGGCGTGACCACCAACACCTGGAGCCCGCCGGTGCGCCCCACCCCCAGCCTGTTCACGGTGCTGCGCGCCGCGGGGCTGCGCGCCGGCAGCTTCTACAACTGGGAGGAATTGCGCGACATGGCCCCGCCGGGGCAGCTGGAAACCTCCGTCTTCCTGAGCGCGCCCGACGCGCGCGTGGCCGAAGAGGCCCGGCGGCACCTGGGCGGGCTCGACTTCGCCTTCGTCTACTTCGGCGAAACCGACTTGGTGGGCCACCGGGAGGGCTGGATGTCGCGGGGCTACCTGGGGGCGGTCGCCCGCGCCGACGGGCTGATCGCGCGGGTGCTCGACGCCGCGGGCGACGGCGCTGCGGTCGTCGTGACCAGCGACCACGGGGGCCACGGCCGCACCCACGGCAGCGACCGCCCCGAAGACGTGACCGTGCCCCTCGTGCTCCACGGTCCCGGCGCTCCGGAGCGGCTTCCCGAGCCCGCGGGCATCCTCGACGTCGCCCCCACGCTGACCGCGCTCCTGGGCGTCCCCGCCCCCGGCGACTGGGAGGGCCGGTCCCTGCTCCAGGGGCCGTGA